A single window of Periophthalmus magnuspinnatus isolate fPerMag1 chromosome 9, fPerMag1.2.pri, whole genome shotgun sequence DNA harbors:
- the c7a gene encoding complement component C7 produces the protein MKEGVCLTVLPWLLLLLSSEGFSQRVNCQWGPYSEWSPCGGCHATQTRTRSIAVHAQNGGNPCFGENFETRPCVDTRLLFFKWTCPDRRVHCQWGPFGEWSECDGCTRTQTRSRSIAVYAQFGGNRCGGERSETRPCESTKACPLELGCGNRFRCRSGMCIPQTLMCNGDQDCEEDNEDERTCENKEHFVCQLQRPPPNIELLGVGLDVATGKSRGSVINTKSFGGQCRQIHNSAYRLPGSLLKFTAVAKVQNDLNDEMFESEWHYRKDIVKRETYSGTSTGFRNYDYHESDERTRKFRLLILKNDIELASFQASSPEYIPLAEEFWKALSKLPTVYNYAAYRAIITRFGTHYFSEGTIGGSLNVFVRLDSDVRTHKVEERLHYRVCEKVTRFILFIPITRESCDGDYKNLDRTPEISNKTSFVHRVTAEGGGDALIAQLQNMAISTPEANWRAYTNWADSLRSFPKVIKSKLRPIWELVKEVHCARVKKLYLKKALQQYLSESHPCHCLPCEKNGIAVMDNNVCKCIPKPGSEAEDPERMEVDGSWSCWSAWSVCSGGSKTRIRSCNNPHPRNGGQQCTGKPTEMEECDDEELDYLRGFEPECFDFSLSPKLKCGPPPTLINGYVLDPKDTYLVGDRVQYRCITGFHLSGPSTFECTAARTWSGSPEVCQLSNCMVPVLSAGVLASPDKSTYEIGDSVMLSCPEGQLLQGENTAICDPSLNFSPDPTLVTCTRVIREADRQPVNPSVQCKMWEKNIRGQCVCKLPNECGPSLELCASLPMIGHTVLTVCKVHALRCMKKEPALAEDSLCTWPQRSADSGCSKCHPWETCDQQTSSCRCQDSADCPSPGLSVCVRVGSDSAPLTLSECEAGLRRCKGERVTVVDIEPCSN, from the exons ATGAAG GAGGGCGTCTGTCTGACCGTCTTACCCTGGCTtctgctcctgctctcctctgaaGG GTTCAGCCAGAGGGTGAACTGCCAGTGGGGTCCATACAGTGAATGGTCCCCGTGTGGTGGATGTCATGCTACACAG ACCAGGACTCGTTCGATCGCTGTGCACGCCCAGAATGGAGGGAACCCGTGTTTTGGGGAGAATTTTGAAACCAGGCCCTGTGTAGACACTCGTCTGCTTTTTTTCAAATGGACCTGTCCGGATCGTAGAGTGCACTGTCAGTGGGGCCCTTTTGGAGAGTGGTCTGAGTGTGACGGCTGCACCAGAACACAG ACTCGTTCTCGGTCCATCGCGGTGTACGCTCAGTTTGGAGGAAACCGCTGTGGTGGAGAACGCTCTGAGACCAGGCCGTGTGAGTCGACGAAAGCCTGCCCCCTGGAGCTAGGGTGTGGGAACCGATTCCGCTGCAGATCAG GCATGTGCATCCCCCAGACTCTGATGTGTAATGGGGACCAGGACTGTGAGGAAGACAATGAAGACGAGCGTACATGTGAGAACAAGGAGCACTTTGTCTGTCAGCTGCAGAGGCCTCCACCCAACATCGAACTGCTGGGAGTCGG CCTGGACGTAGCCACAGgaaagagcagagggagcgTCATCAACACCAAGAGTTTCGGGGGCCAGTGCCGCCAAATCCACAACAGCGCCTACAGACTCCCCGGGAGCCTGCTCAAGTTCACTGCTGTG GCAAAAGTTCAGAACGATTTGAACGATGAGATGTTTGAGAGTGAATGGCACTACAGAAAGGATATTGTCAAAAGAGAGACGTACAGTGGGACGTCAACAGGATTCCGAAATTATGACTACCACGAGTCTGATGAAAGAACACGG aaattcCGTCTTTTGATCCTGAAAAATGACATTGAATTAGCTAGTTTCCAGGCTTCATCTCCAGAGTATATTCCCTTAGCGGAGGAGTTCTGGAAGGCCCTCTCAAAGCTCCCTACAGTTTATAACTACGCTGCCTACAGAGCAATCATCACCAGGTTTGGGACACATTACTTCTCAGAGGGAACAATAGGGGGCTCTCTCAACGTGTTTGTGCGACTGGATTCTGACGTCAGAACACACAAAG TTGAAGAAAGATTACATTATAGAGTGTGTGAAAAGGTAACGCGCTTTATTCTGTTTATCCCCATAACACGTGAGTCCTGTGATGGGGATTATAAAAACCTCGACAGAACTCCTGAAA tATCCAATAAGACCAGTTTTGTGCACAGAGTGACGGCAGAAGGGGGCGGTGACGCTCTGATAGCACAACTGCAGAACATGGCGATCAGTACAcctgaagctaactggagggcCTACACTAACTGGGCCGACTCTCTGAGGTCATTCCCCAAAGTTATCAAGTCAAAG CTCCGACCTATTTGGGAGCTGGTGAAGGAGGTCCACTGTGCCAGGGTGAAAAAACTGTACCTAAAAAAAGCCTTACAGCAGTACCTGTCCGAGTCCCACCCGTGCCACTGTCTGCCCTGTGAGAAGAACGGCATCGCGGTAATGGACAACAACGTCTGCAAGTGCATCCCTAAACCCGGGTCTGAGGCCGAGGACCCTGAACGCA TGGAGGTGGACGGCAGCTGGTCCTGCTGGTCGGCCTGGTCCGTCTGCTCTGGGGGGAGTAAAACCCGAATTCGCTCCTGTAACAATCCACATCCAAGAAACGGAGGACAACAGTGCACTGGGAAACCGACAGAGATGGAAGAATGTGACGACGAAGAGCTAGACTACCTCAG GGGCTTTGAACCCGAGTGCTTTGACTTCTCCCTATCGCCCAAACTGAAGTGTGGGCCTCCTCCAACTCTGATCAACGGCTACGTCCTG gaccCCAAAGACACGTACCTGGTTGGGGACAGGGTGCAGTATAGGTGCATCACAGGTTTCCATCTCTCTGGTCCCTCCACATTTGAGTGCACTGCAGCGAGGACCTGGTCTGGATCACCTGAAGTCTGCCAAT TATCAAACTGCATGGTGCCAGTGCTGTCAGCTGGGGTCCTGGCGTCTCCAGACAAGTCCACCTATGAGATTGGGGATTCTGTCATGTTGTCCTGTCCCGAGGGTCAACTGCTGCAAGGCGAGAACACGGCCATCTGTGACCCCAGCCTCAACTTCTCCCCAGACCCCACCCTCGTCACCTGCACACGAG TGATTCGTGAGGCCGACCGTCAACCTGTGAATCCTTCAGTTCAGTGTAAAATGTGGGAGAAGAACATCAGAGGCCAATGTGTGTGTAAACTGCCCAATGAGTGTGG CCCGTCTTTGGAGCTGTGTGCATCTCTGCCAATGATCGGACACACTGTTCTAACTGTGTGTAAAGTTCACGCTCTGAGGTGTATGAAGAAGGAGCCAGCTTTAGCGGAGGACAGTCTGTGCACGTGGCCCCAGCGCTCTGCAGACTCGGGCTGCTCCAAGTGCCACCCATGGGAGACATGTGACC AACAAACCAGCTCGTGCCGCTGTCAGGACTCTGCGGACTGCCCCTCCCCAggcctgagtgtgtgtgtgcgggtggGCTCGGACTCAGCCCCCCTGACCCTGAGCGAGTGTGAGGCTGGACTGCGCAGGTGCAAAGGGGAGAGGGTCACTGTGGTGGACATCGAGCCGTGCTCCAACTGA